In the Deltaproteobacteria bacterium genome, one interval contains:
- a CDS encoding response regulator, producing MSVTMKTTMKTERKRILFVDDRASDTQLVKLYLERTNGYVVRVENDAMAALSAAEEFQPHLILLDVMMPGMDGGELAACFQANPKLKAVPVVFLTAAVTIGEVEAGGGLIGGRPFLAKPIVLSEVVACLKHHLGG from the coding sequence ATGAGTGTGACTATGAAAACGACGATGAAAACGGAGAGGAAACGCATCCTGTTTGTGGACGACCGAGCCAGTGATACCCAGCTGGTGAAACTTTACCTGGAACGGACCAACGGTTACGTGGTCAGGGTAGAAAATGACGCCATGGCCGCACTTTCCGCGGCGGAGGAATTTCAGCCGCACTTAATCCTGCTGGATGTGATGATGCCGGGTATGGACGGCGGGGAATTGGCCGCTTGTTTTCAGGCGAACCCAAAATTGAAAGCCGTGCCGGTTGTGTTTCTGACGGCGGCCGTCACGATAGGAGAAGTTGAGGCGGGTGGTGGGCTGATCGGGGGGCGTCCCTTTCTGGCCAAGCCGATCGTACTGTCGGAAGTGGTCGCCTGTCTCAAGCATCACTTAGGCGGATGA
- a CDS encoding PAS domain S-box protein produces MGNEAETKSSLQVLQASETRYRRLFESAQDGILILNAETGEIDDVNPYMIDMLHYSREEFVGMKLWEVSPFKDKVFNQTAFEELQDKGYIRYKDLPLETKEGKPIAVEFVSNVYKVNGDKVIQCNIRNITDRKQAEEALRKSERELKSKTENLEEVNSALNVLLKRVEEGRIELEEKILSNIRELVLPYIDKLKKTQLSDHQASYLFVIETNLDNIASSFLYHLKMRYLNLTHREVQVASLVKEGKSTKEIAVLLNISIKTVVFHRNSLRNKLSLKNHKANLRAHLLTFT; encoded by the coding sequence ATGGGAAATGAAGCTGAGACCAAAAGTTCCTTACAGGTGTTGCAAGCATCTGAAACCCGATACCGACGTCTCTTTGAATCGGCCCAGGACGGGATATTAATTCTCAATGCGGAAACTGGGGAGATCGATGACGTCAATCCTTACATGATAGATATGTTGCATTACTCTCGTGAAGAGTTCGTGGGAATGAAACTCTGGGAGGTCAGTCCTTTCAAAGACAAAGTCTTTAATCAAACTGCCTTTGAAGAGTTACAGGACAAGGGATATATCCGGTACAAAGATTTGCCTCTGGAGACAAAAGAAGGAAAACCTATTGCCGTTGAGTTTGTTAGCAACGTTTACAAGGTTAATGGGGATAAGGTGATCCAATGTAACATCCGCAATATCACCGATCGCAAGCAGGCGGAGGAGGCGCTGAGGAAAAGCGAGAGGGAACTGAAGTCAAAAACTGAAAACCTTGAAGAAGTCAATTCGGCATTGAACGTATTACTGAAACGTGTGGAGGAAGGAAGGATAGAACTTGAGGAAAAGATTTTATCTAACATCAGGGAACTTGTTTTACCCTACATTGATAAATTGAAGAAGACACAATTATCTGATCATCAAGCCTCTTACTTATTTGTTATTGAAACAAATCTTGACAATATCGCCTCTTCCTTCCTCTATCATTTGAAAATGAGATATTTAAATCTTACTCACAGGGAGGTTCAGGTTGCTTCTCTTGTTAAGGAAGGGAAATCAACTAAAGAGATCGCCGTGTTGCTAAATATATCAATAAAAACTGTGGTATTCCATAGAAATAGTCTTAGAAATAAACTTAGTTTAAAGAATCATAAAGCCAACCTTCGAGCCCACCTATTAACCTTCACATAA
- a CDS encoding sigma 54-interacting transcriptional regulator, producing MITDIIKRKPKTNPQTKQQLRLEVEELRTRLGATERRLHEASELLQAQITERKKMDEVSKESRNELEQQVEERTIELQTALSAIKAMKDQLEIENIYFRQKNKMINRFGHIIGQSDGLKYVLYRAEQVASGDTTVLILGETGTGKELIAAAIHDMSPRRERPLITVNCAALPGNLIESELFGREKGAFTGADTLQIGRFEVANGSTLCLDEIGELPMEVQAKLLRVIQNKEFERLGSSHTVKVDVRIVVTTNRDLEEEIRKGRFRQDLYYRLNVFPITVPPLRQRQDDIALMVEAFLERFSRKMGKQITSIQKEAMKALLSYPWPGNVRELENIIERAVILCTGSILQLTDKLKVSSPALLSTLGTLEETERNQIMKILAETNWHIEGTNGAAAILGLHPSTLRARMHKLKIVRPET from the coding sequence ATGATAACTGATATTATAAAAAGAAAACCCAAAACAAACCCCCAAACAAAGCAACAGCTTCGCCTTGAGGTGGAAGAACTTCGGACGAGGCTTGGTGCCACGGAGCGGCGCTTACACGAGGCTAGCGAATTATTGCAGGCTCAAATAACCGAGCGCAAGAAGATGGATGAGGTTTCAAAAGAATCTCGCAACGAACTGGAACAACAAGTGGAGGAGCGGACGATCGAACTGCAGACGGCTCTTTCTGCAATCAAAGCGATGAAAGACCAGCTGGAGATCGAGAATATTTATTTCCGTCAAAAAAACAAAATGATAAATCGTTTTGGGCATATCATCGGGCAAAGCGATGGCCTCAAGTATGTTCTCTATAGAGCGGAACAGGTTGCTTCCGGGGACACAACGGTCCTCATCCTTGGCGAGACCGGTACGGGGAAGGAGCTGATAGCCGCCGCCATCCATGACATGAGTCCCCGCAGGGAACGGCCGCTGATCACGGTTAACTGTGCCGCCTTGCCGGGCAATTTGATTGAGAGCGAACTCTTCGGTCGGGAGAAGGGGGCATTTACCGGGGCCGATACCCTGCAGATCGGCCGGTTTGAGGTTGCCAATGGTTCCACCCTGTGCCTGGACGAGATCGGAGAGCTGCCCATGGAGGTGCAGGCCAAGCTGCTCCGGGTGATTCAGAATAAAGAGTTTGAGCGTCTGGGATCGTCCCATACCGTCAAAGTTGATGTGCGGATCGTGGTCACGACCAATCGCGACCTGGAGGAGGAGATCCGCAAGGGCCGGTTCCGGCAGGACCTTTACTACCGGCTCAACGTCTTTCCCATCACGGTCCCGCCCTTACGGCAGCGGCAGGACGACATTGCCCTGATGGTTGAAGCCTTCCTGGAGCGGTTTTCCCGGAAAATGGGCAAACAGATTACCTCAATCCAGAAGGAGGCGATGAAGGCACTACTGAGTTACCCGTGGCCCGGAAACGTGCGGGAGCTGGAAAACATCATTGAACGGGCCGTGATTTTGTGCACGGGGTCCATTTTGCAACTGACAGACAAACTGAAAGTATCATCTCCCGCACTTTTATCCACCTTAGGGACTCTGGAAGAGACGGAGCGCAACCAGATTATGAAAATCCTTGCTGAAACCAACTGGCACATCGAAGGAACGAACGGGGCCGCAGCAATTCTGGGCCTCCATCCGAGCACCTTGCGAGCAAGAATGCACAAGCTCAAGATAGTCCGACCGGAGACATAA
- a CDS encoding antibiotic biosynthesis monooxygenase, with translation MILVILQMKVPSKKRMELSQTISALSGSIRMEKGCKCCDFCQSIEDENRLFLLEEWDTQENLMTHLKSVHFKVLRGAMSLLQEPFERMFYEKIAKSRTTFYDSEVVDTCMSLFNEKDFKMEG, from the coding sequence ATGATCTTAGTAATCTTACAAATGAAGGTCCCTTCCAAAAAGCGCATGGAGTTGTCACAGACGATTTCTGCACTCTCCGGCTCCATAAGGATGGAGAAGGGATGCAAGTGCTGCGATTTCTGCCAGAGTATCGAGGATGAAAATCGACTCTTTCTTCTTGAAGAATGGGATACCCAGGAGAACCTTATGACCCACCTGAAGTCGGTGCATTTTAAGGTGCTCCGGGGGGCGATGAGCCTTCTCCAAGAGCCCTTTGAAAGGATGTTCTACGAGAAGATTGCCAAGAGCAGGACTACCTTCTATGACTCTGAGGTGGTGGATACCTGTATGAGTCTTTTCAATGAGAAGGACTTTAAGATGGAAGGCTGA